A window of the Lactuca sativa cultivar Salinas chromosome 7, Lsat_Salinas_v11, whole genome shotgun sequence genome harbors these coding sequences:
- the LOC111904242 gene encoding pyruvate kinase isozyme A, chloroplastic gives MASMTADLAFVSNYPMAKASCMDLGKRVFGVPVSPRIIWSNRRKLKSFATRAVMQVGSIVEESKKEECLGLDVVTETELREKGFLGLRKTKLVCTVGPACCSYEELEKLASAGMNVARLNMCHNTRIWHQDVIKKIKKLNHEKGFCVSVMIDTEGSQIHVADHGGPSSVKAEDGSIWFFTTEKFEGCRPFTVQASYEGFAEGIKEGDELVVDGGMATFEVIERIGNDLRCKCIDPGLLLPRAKLSFWRDGKLVEKHHELPTLSTKDWSDIEFGISEGVDFIAMSFVRDADAVKHLKNYLFNKNKSIKVLAKIESLESLHNLEEIVEASDAIMVARGDLGVEIPLEQIPTVQEKIISLCRQLNKPVIVASQLLESMIEYPTPTRAEVADVSEAVRQYADALMLSGESAIGCFGEKAVCVLRMASTRMELWSREENQQPSFPQRELGVSLSDQIAEQICNSASRMANNLGVDAVFVYTKHGQMASLLSRNRPIPPIFAFTNEESTQMALNLQWGVIPIFFDLSDDMDANMAKTIDLIKAKGMLKEGDAVLIVSDAIPTVYQTLQVKVI, from the exons ATGGCTTCAATGACTGCCGATTTAGCTTTCGTCTCCAATTACCCAATGGCGAAAGCTTCTTGTATGGATTTAGGGAAAAGAGTATTTGGGGTTCCGGTTTCCCCTCGAATAATTTGGTCAAACAGGAGGAAATTGAAAAGCTTCGCCACGAGGGCTGTTATGCAGGTTGGAAGCATCGTAGAAGAATCGAAAAAGGAGGAGTGTTTGGGTCTTGATGTTGTGACAGAAACAGAATTGAGAGAAAAAGGGTTTTTGGGGCTGAGGAAGACGAAGCTTGTGTGCACGGTGGGGCCGGCGTGCTGTTCTTATGAAGAATTGGAGAAATTGGCGTCGGCAGGAATGAACGTTGCTAGGCTTAACATGTGTCATAACACGAGAATTTGGCATCAAGATGTAATTAAGAAGATCAAGAAGTTAAACCATGAAAAAGGGTTTTGTGTATCTGTGATGATTGATACAGAAGGTAGTCAGATTCATGTCGCTGATCATGGAGGTCCTTCCTCCGTCAAAGCAGAG GATGGATCGATATGGTTCTTCACTACTGAAAAATTCGAGGGTTGTCGTCCTTTCACTGTCCAAGCAAGCTACGAAGGTTTTGCAGAAG GAATCAAAGAAGGTGACGAACTCGTGGTTGATGGAGGAATGGCGACTTTTGAAGTCATTGAAAGAATCGGAAACGACTTACGTTGCAAGTGTATCGACCCTGGTTTGCTTTTGCCTCGAGCCAAATTGAGCTTTTGGAGAGATGGAAAACTCGTTGAAAAACATCATGAACTCCCAACATTATCAACAAAG GATTGGTCAGACATCGAGTTTGGAATCTCCGAAGGCGTTGATTTTATTGCCATGTCATTCGTTAGAGATGCGGATGCTGTAAAACATTTAAAGAATTACTTATTTAACAAAAATAA ATCGATTAAGGTTTTAGCTAAGATTGAGAGTTTGGAATCACTACACAATCTTGAAGAGATAGTGGAAGCTTCGGATGCAATAATGGTGGCAAgaggtgatcttggagttgaaaTACCACTTGAGCAAATTCCAACGGTTCAAGAGAAAATCATCTCCCTATGTAGGCAACTCAACAAGCCTGTAATTGTAGCCTCGCAGCTTCTAGAGTCCATGATCGAATATCCTACTCCAACACGAGCCGAg GTTGCGGATGTTTCGGAGGCAGTTAGACAATATGCGGATGCGTTAATGTTGTCTGGTGAGTCAGCAATCGGATGTTTTGGAGAAAAGGCGGTTTGTGTGTTGAGAATGGCGAGCACACGAATGGAGTTATGGAGTCGTGAAGAGAATCAACAGCCGTCTTTTCCACAACGTGAACTTGGAGTCTCGTTGTCTGATCAAATTGCTGAGCAGATATGCAACTCTGCTAGCCGAATGG CTAATAATCTTGGAGTGGATGCGGTTTTTGTGTACACGAAACATGGGCAAATGGCGTCACTTTTGTCACGCAATCGGCCGATTCCCCCAATATTTGCGTTCACAAATGAGGAAAGCACACAAATGGCGCTCAATTTGCAATGGGGAGTCATACCGATTTTCTTTGACTTGTCGGATGACATGGACGCCAACATGGCAAAAACGATTGATTTGATTAAAGCCAAAGGGATGTTGAAAGAAGGGGATGCGGTGTTAATAGTTTCAGATGCTATTCCAACCGTTTACCAAACACTCCAAGTCAAAGTTATTTAG
- the LOC111904241 gene encoding uncharacterized protein LOC111904241 encodes MASLKMFKADLYPFLASQSCFRRNERRGSTGNIRIVKFSPNLVINRRFRISCRIQDADDNTKTNGEEPPESLFMKELKRRGITPTSLLDESWTASINDEIRYNEEDGSFSTRKTVSTDLDKSLFNQREQSMALNSEGLEGLIPRAKVLLSLGGTFFLAFWPLILLTIGSFTAIYLYFGPKFVHDGTTKQIQLPQYIDPYDLLEDERISQTSPMLN; translated from the exons ATGGCTTCTCTTAAGATGTTCAAAGCTGATTTATATCCGTTTTTAGCTTCCCAATCGTGTTTCCGACGGAATGAACGACGTGGTTCCACCGGCAATATAAGAATCGTTAAGTTCAGTCCAAACTTAGTGATTAACAGAAGGTTTAGGATTTCTTGCAGGATTCAAGATGCTGATGATAATACCAAAACAAATG GTGAAGAACCTCCGGAGTCTTTGTTTATGAAGGAACTGAAACGACGAGGGATCACTCCCACTTCATTGCTCGATGAAAGCTGGACTGCTTCCATTAATGATGAGATTAGGTATAACGAAGAAGATGGAAGCTTTTCAACCAGAAAAACTGTGTCAACAGATCTTGATAAAAGCCTTTTTAATCAAAGGGAGCAATCCATGGCATTGAACAGTGAGGGACTTGAG GGTTTGATTCCACGAGCTAAAGTCTTGCTAAGTCTTGGAGGAACATTCTTCTTAGCATTTTGGCCATTGATCCTTTTAACCATTGGATCATTCACTGCTATTTACCTT TATTTTGGACCAAAATTTGTTCATGATGGTACCACAAAACAAATACAACTACCACAATATATTGATCCATATGATCTTCTAGAAGATGAACGAATATCCCAAACTTCACCAATGTTAAATTAA